A genomic region of Salinibacter pepae contains the following coding sequences:
- a CDS encoding methyl-accepting chemotaxis protein, whose translation MQHRAAQKETGPTIADQALQERTLKYLRAGWRATSRKFAGLLAVQWILAIVLARVASAGAWAGAESAVGGYVLTAALVGGLISIPAAAAAYFKPEATLTRHGVGAAQLLMSGLLIYLVAGRISMHFHIFVSLAFLALYYDWGVLVSAAAVTAIDHFARGIFWPMSMFGVTHSAPWMAAEHSAWVIFEVGFLTLGCLQAIRAQRNRARTELENEAQNEELETLLADLEAAQEEAEEKREEASRLAETAEEVNSFLRLEIEDLDGRLERLEDGDLTVSFAGEAPTTPNENTEQAAEMTGQLRTKLEGAVASIRSTLQEVMSATSRANRSADEISTSSDQMAASAEEQSAQAEEVAAAVEELNTTINENARSVQSVAQSAQDGGREAREGQAVVSEATGKMKDIAREVQGTADTIDRLQASSEEISQVVETIDEIANQTNLLALNAAIEAARAGGDGTGSETGQGFAVVAEEVRELADETDQATSEIADIIGEVQLEIDQAVEAAQQSSRNAEEGIELSEKASEALRQIVASIEEVEAKADEIAAASEEQSTTSQEIARSVQSISTAAQESAAGVTEVSDIATTLDRVTENLEARVRQFALDRTRPAAAETASAAGEGAPDSDRTNGRSAQSPGGPGSSEVAGDGAMTG comes from the coding sequence ATGCAACACCGAGCCGCACAGAAGGAAACGGGCCCGACCATCGCCGATCAGGCCCTCCAGGAGCGAACGTTGAAGTACCTCCGCGCAGGATGGCGGGCCACCAGCCGGAAATTTGCCGGGCTTTTGGCAGTCCAGTGGATCCTGGCAATCGTTCTGGCCCGTGTCGCCTCCGCCGGAGCGTGGGCCGGGGCGGAGAGTGCGGTTGGCGGGTACGTGCTCACCGCCGCCCTCGTGGGGGGGCTCATTTCCATTCCGGCGGCGGCCGCGGCCTACTTTAAGCCGGAGGCGACGCTCACCCGTCACGGCGTGGGGGCCGCACAGCTCCTGATGTCGGGCCTGCTGATCTACCTCGTGGCGGGACGCATCTCGATGCACTTCCACATCTTCGTGTCCCTGGCCTTTCTGGCGCTGTACTACGACTGGGGCGTGCTGGTGTCCGCGGCGGCCGTGACGGCCATCGACCACTTTGCCCGCGGGATTTTCTGGCCGATGTCGATGTTTGGGGTGACCCATTCGGCGCCCTGGATGGCGGCGGAGCACAGCGCCTGGGTGATTTTCGAGGTCGGCTTCCTAACGCTCGGGTGCCTGCAGGCCATTCGGGCCCAGCGCAACCGGGCCCGGACCGAGCTCGAAAACGAGGCGCAGAATGAGGAGCTCGAGACGCTCCTCGCTGATCTTGAGGCGGCGCAGGAGGAGGCCGAGGAGAAACGGGAGGAAGCGTCTCGCTTGGCAGAGACCGCCGAGGAGGTGAACAGCTTCCTTCGCCTGGAGATTGAGGACCTGGACGGCCGCCTCGAACGGCTCGAAGACGGCGACCTGACTGTGTCGTTCGCCGGCGAGGCCCCGACGACCCCGAACGAGAACACGGAGCAGGCCGCCGAAATGACCGGCCAACTCCGCACGAAACTGGAGGGCGCGGTCGCGTCGATCCGGTCGACCCTGCAGGAGGTGATGAGCGCGACGAGCAGGGCCAACAGGTCCGCCGACGAAATTAGCACGTCGTCCGACCAGATGGCCGCCAGTGCCGAGGAGCAGTCCGCGCAGGCCGAGGAGGTGGCCGCGGCGGTGGAGGAGCTCAACACAACGATCAACGAAAATGCGCGCAGCGTCCAGTCCGTGGCCCAGTCCGCCCAGGACGGGGGCCGGGAGGCGCGCGAGGGGCAGGCGGTGGTCTCGGAGGCGACCGGCAAGATGAAGGACATCGCCCGGGAAGTGCAGGGCACCGCCGACACCATTGACCGCCTTCAGGCCTCCAGTGAGGAAATCAGCCAGGTCGTCGAGACCATCGACGAGATCGCGAATCAGACCAACCTGTTGGCGCTGAACGCGGCGATTGAGGCGGCCCGAGCCGGCGGGGACGGCACCGGGTCCGAGACGGGCCAAGGGTTCGCCGTGGTGGCCGAGGAGGTGCGGGAGCTTGCGGACGAGACCGACCAGGCCACCTCCGAGATCGCCGACATCATCGGTGAGGTGCAGTTGGAGATCGACCAGGCCGTGGAGGCGGCCCAGCAGAGCAGTCGCAACGCCGAGGAGGGCATCGAGCTGTCGGAGAAGGCGAGCGAGGCGCTCCGCCAGATCGTCGCCTCGATCGAGGAGGTGGAGGCGAAGGCCGACGAGATTGCGGCCGCCTCCGAGGAGCAGTCCACCACCAGCCAAGAGATCGCCCGGAGCGTGCAGTCGATCTCGACGGCCGCCCAGGAGTCGGCGGCGGGCGTGACGGAGGTGTCCGACATCGCGACGACCCTGGACCGCGTCACCGAGAACCTGGAAGCCCGGGTCCGTCAGTTTGCCCTGGATCGGACCCGCCCCGCAGCGGCCGAGACGGCCTCCGCCGCGGGGGAGGGGGCCCCGGATTCCGACCGGACCAACGGCCGCTCGGCCCAGAGCCCGGGTGGGCCGGGAAGTTCAGAGGTGGCGGGAGACGGAGCCATGACGGGATAG
- the rlmB gene encoding 23S rRNA (guanosine(2251)-2'-O)-methyltransferase RlmB yields MSPSDTSTLIGRGPVLEALKRDDLGIEKVMLKQDVSGAQIGAIRSIADDRGTPVQYVPEARLRHESDGATHQGVVAITAPIRYREVDAMLSDIAPTWDAVQAAQPTLLVVDRVTDPRNFGAMLRSAVAAGTDGVIVPSREMAPLNAAAIKASAGTAPRIPIARTDDLPRVLTQLKERGYFVYGAEGTAETPLWDADWDRPVAVVLGSEGTGLAPEVAEACDELLSIPMRGPAESLNVSVATGLLVFEAARSRT; encoded by the coding sequence ATGAGCCCGTCAGACACCTCTACCCTCATCGGCCGCGGTCCCGTTCTGGAGGCCCTGAAGCGGGACGACCTCGGCATCGAAAAGGTGATGCTGAAGCAGGACGTGAGCGGCGCCCAGATCGGGGCCATTCGGTCGATCGCCGACGACCGCGGGACCCCGGTCCAGTACGTCCCCGAGGCCCGGCTGCGGCACGAGTCCGACGGGGCCACGCATCAGGGCGTCGTGGCCATTACGGCCCCCATCCGGTACCGGGAGGTGGACGCAATGCTCTCCGACATCGCGCCCACCTGGGACGCGGTGCAGGCCGCCCAGCCGACGCTCCTCGTCGTCGACCGGGTGACGGACCCTCGTAACTTCGGCGCGATGCTGCGGAGTGCGGTGGCGGCCGGGACCGACGGCGTCATTGTGCCGTCCCGCGAGATGGCCCCGTTGAACGCCGCCGCGATAAAGGCGAGCGCCGGCACGGCGCCCCGGATTCCGATCGCGCGGACCGACGACCTGCCCCGCGTGCTGACCCAGCTCAAGGAGCGGGGCTACTTCGTCTACGGCGCGGAGGGCACCGCCGAGACCCCGCTCTGGGACGCCGACTGGGACCGGCCCGTGGCGGTGGTCCTGGGGAGCGAAGGGACGGGCCTGGCGCCCGAGGTGGCGGAGGCGTGCGACGAGCTCCTTTCCATTCCCATGCGCGGCCCGGCGGAGTCGCTCAACGTCTCCGTGGCGACGGGCCTGCTCGTCTTCGAGGCCGCCCGGTCGCGGACGTAG
- a CDS encoding acetyl-CoA C-acyltransferase — translation MPVSSPGRTAVFVDGCRLPFQRAGTGYADLMAYDMGRMVLRHLLTRTGLPPDRVERVVMGTVVQDVNTSNVARESALAAGIPNHVPAFTVTMACISSNQAVTSGVDLLRTGQADVMIAGGTETLSDPPVRLKRPVRKRLFQARKAKSTGDYLDLLDGLSPGDLLPETPAIAEFSTGEVMGESADRLAAMFGISREDQDRFALRSHKRAAAARDDGRLDEELVPATVPPDFDPITTDNVIRDDTSLEQLHDLPPAFVEPFGTITAGSSSALTDGASATLLMAEEVAEAEGVAPRAALHTYTYVAQDPETELLLGPAYAIPEVLDEAGLTLDDIDVIELHEAFAGQVLAVLEALRSDTFAAEHLNRTEAVGAVEMDRLNTRGGSLSLGHPFGATGARLVMSAVNRLHDEDGRWALVSACAAGGQGHALLLERRPS, via the coding sequence ATGCCTGTCTCCTCCCCCGGCCGCACCGCGGTCTTCGTCGACGGCTGTCGGCTTCCGTTCCAGCGGGCCGGCACCGGGTACGCCGACCTGATGGCCTACGACATGGGCCGCATGGTCCTGCGGCACCTCCTCACCCGGACCGGCCTGCCCCCCGACCGGGTGGAGCGGGTCGTGATGGGCACGGTGGTGCAGGACGTCAACACGAGCAACGTGGCCCGGGAGTCGGCCCTCGCCGCCGGCATTCCGAACCACGTGCCCGCCTTCACGGTGACGATGGCCTGCATCTCCAGCAACCAGGCCGTCACCAGTGGCGTCGACCTCCTGCGCACCGGACAGGCGGACGTTATGATCGCGGGCGGCACCGAAACCCTGAGCGACCCGCCCGTCCGGCTGAAGCGCCCCGTCCGGAAGCGGCTCTTTCAGGCCCGCAAGGCCAAGAGCACGGGCGACTACCTGGACCTGCTGGACGGCCTCAGCCCCGGCGACCTCCTGCCCGAAACGCCGGCCATCGCCGAGTTCTCGACCGGCGAGGTGATGGGCGAGAGCGCCGACCGGCTCGCCGCGATGTTCGGCATCTCGCGCGAGGACCAGGACCGGTTCGCCCTCCGCTCGCACAAGCGGGCCGCCGCCGCCCGGGACGACGGGCGCCTCGACGAGGAACTCGTTCCCGCTACCGTTCCCCCCGACTTCGACCCAATCACGACCGACAACGTGATCCGGGACGACACGTCATTGGAGCAGCTCCATGACCTGCCGCCCGCATTCGTCGAGCCCTTCGGGACCATCACCGCCGGCAGCTCGTCGGCCCTCACCGACGGCGCTTCGGCGACGCTGCTGATGGCGGAGGAGGTGGCCGAAGCCGAGGGCGTTGCGCCGCGCGCCGCCCTCCACACCTACACCTACGTCGCGCAGGACCCCGAGACCGAATTGCTCCTGGGCCCCGCGTACGCCATCCCCGAGGTGCTCGACGAGGCCGGCCTCACGCTCGACGACATCGACGTGATCGAGCTCCACGAGGCCTTTGCCGGCCAGGTGCTGGCGGTCCTCGAAGCGCTCCGCTCCGACACGTTCGCCGCGGAGCACCTGAACCGAACCGAGGCGGTCGGCGCGGTCGAGATGGATCGCCTCAACACGCGGGGCGGCTCCCTGTCGCTGGGGCACCCGTTTGGGGCGACCGGGGCGCGCCTCGTGATGAGCGCGGTGAACCGGCTTCACGACGAGGACGGCCGCTGGGCCCTCGTCTCGGCCTGCGCCGCCGGCGGCCAGGGCCACGCCCTCCTCCTTGAGCGGCGGCCCTCGTAG
- a CDS encoding 3-hydroxyacyl-CoA dehydrogenase NAD-binding domain-containing protein: protein MPNALSVPTDLLTLTVDETGVATLELDAPDASVNKISWDTLNAFSDALDVVETHADLSGLVIASGKPDSFIVGADLAMLQTFEIPAEARRLSREAHALGERVRSLPVPTVAALHGPVMGGGLELALNCDYRVASTADATKMALPEVQLGLLPGGGGTQLLPRLVGVQQALGLMLTGKNTYPDKARRIGLVDALIHPPGLRDAARRAARELAAGTRPVERAEQSLGDRLLEGNPVSRRVIYRQARTRTERRTRGNYPAPPRIIDAVRTGMEEGLGPGLDTERQHFGELVFTPESQALVSIFFAKRDAETNPQPEQARPVDTVGVLGAGLMGSGIAQVSAQNGLDVVLTDQSLALAAEGKKAIWSAVAEQKDKGIINTFTRDQIVERVAPTADYAPLRAADVVIEAVPEDLSIKHAVLSEVEAVVDPDTVLASNTSALPISTIAEGVDDPSRVLGMHYFSPVPDIPLLEIIVTEDTSEEALATAYAAGLAQDKTVIVVNDGPGFYTTRILALYMNEALLLFEAGAEIEAVDDAMMDAGFPMGPFELFDLVGLDVAAKITDVMGEALSPGRVDISDRAGRLAEADLLGQKTNLGFYEYDADDAADDKDPQGVNDAVYRHSEASTRSTPPAGAVQDRLLLMMVNEAVRCLEDGVLRAPIDGDLGAVFGLGFPPFLGGPFRHVDRAGAASIVDTLQRLADRHGPRFAPADRLQTHAAQDTTFHP, encoded by the coding sequence ATGCCGAACGCCCTCTCTGTGCCCACGGACCTCCTGACCCTGACGGTGGACGAGACCGGAGTGGCCACGCTCGAGCTCGATGCCCCCGACGCGTCGGTCAACAAGATCTCTTGGGACACCCTGAACGCCTTTTCCGACGCCCTGGACGTGGTTGAGACCCACGCCGACCTGTCCGGGCTGGTGATCGCCAGTGGCAAGCCGGACTCGTTCATCGTCGGGGCCGACCTGGCGATGCTGCAAACGTTCGAGATCCCGGCGGAGGCGCGGCGCCTGAGCCGCGAGGCCCACGCCCTCGGGGAACGGGTCCGAAGCCTCCCGGTCCCGACCGTGGCCGCCCTCCACGGCCCCGTGATGGGGGGCGGCCTGGAGCTGGCGCTCAACTGCGACTACCGCGTCGCCTCCACCGCCGACGCGACCAAGATGGCCCTGCCCGAGGTGCAGCTCGGCCTGCTGCCCGGCGGGGGCGGCACCCAGCTGCTGCCGCGCCTCGTGGGCGTGCAGCAGGCCCTCGGGCTCATGCTGACCGGCAAAAACACGTACCCGGACAAGGCGCGGCGCATCGGCCTGGTCGACGCCCTCATTCACCCGCCCGGCCTCCGCGATGCGGCGCGGCGGGCGGCCCGTGAACTGGCGGCGGGCACCCGCCCCGTCGAGCGTGCCGAGCAGTCCCTCGGGGACCGCCTGCTGGAGGGCAACCCCGTCAGCCGGCGCGTCATCTACCGGCAGGCCCGCACACGGACCGAACGCCGCACCCGGGGCAACTACCCCGCGCCGCCCCGCATCATCGACGCGGTGCGCACGGGGATGGAAGAGGGCCTCGGGCCCGGGCTCGACACGGAGCGGCAGCACTTCGGCGAGCTCGTGTTCACGCCCGAGTCGCAGGCCCTCGTGTCGATCTTCTTCGCCAAACGGGACGCGGAGACGAACCCGCAGCCCGAACAGGCGCGCCCGGTCGATACCGTGGGCGTGCTCGGGGCGGGCCTCATGGGGAGTGGCATCGCGCAGGTGTCGGCCCAGAATGGGCTCGACGTCGTGCTTACGGACCAGTCGCTGGCGCTCGCGGCCGAGGGGAAGAAGGCCATCTGGTCCGCGGTGGCCGAGCAGAAGGACAAGGGCATCATCAACACGTTCACGCGGGACCAGATTGTAGAGCGGGTCGCCCCCACCGCCGACTACGCGCCGCTCCGGGCGGCCGACGTCGTGATTGAGGCCGTGCCGGAGGACCTCTCGATCAAGCACGCGGTGCTGTCGGAGGTCGAGGCCGTAGTCGATCCGGATACGGTGTTGGCCTCCAACACGTCCGCCCTGCCCATCTCGACGATCGCCGAGGGCGTGGACGACCCGTCCCGCGTGCTCGGGATGCACTACTTCTCCCCCGTGCCCGACATTCCGCTCCTGGAGATCATCGTCACCGAGGACACCTCCGAGGAGGCCCTCGCCACCGCCTACGCCGCGGGGCTCGCGCAGGACAAGACCGTCATCGTGGTGAACGACGGCCCGGGCTTCTACACCACCCGCATCCTCGCCCTCTACATGAACGAGGCCCTGCTGCTCTTCGAGGCCGGGGCCGAGATCGAAGCGGTCGACGACGCGATGATGGACGCCGGGTTCCCGATGGGGCCGTTCGAGCTGTTCGACCTGGTGGGCCTGGACGTGGCGGCCAAGATTACGGACGTGATGGGCGAGGCCCTCTCCCCCGGCCGCGTCGACATCAGCGACCGGGCCGGCCGGCTCGCGGAGGCCGACCTGCTGGGTCAAAAGACCAATCTCGGCTTCTACGAGTACGACGCGGACGACGCCGCCGACGACAAGGACCCGCAGGGGGTCAACGACGCGGTGTACCGCCACAGCGAGGCTTCGACTCGGTCCACGCCCCCCGCCGGCGCGGTCCAGGACCGCCTGCTTCTCATGATGGTCAACGAGGCCGTCCGGTGCCTCGAAGACGGGGTGCTCCGCGCCCCCATCGACGGCGACCTCGGGGCCGTGTTCGGGCTCGGCTTTCCGCCGTTCCTCGGCGGGCCCTTCCGCCACGTCGACCGTGCAGGGGCCGCCTCCATCGTAGACACCCTCCAGCGCCTGGCCGACCGGCACGGCCCTCGCTTTGCCCCGGCCGACCGCCTCCAGACCCACGCCGCTCAGGACACCACCTTTCACCCGTAA
- a CDS encoding AAA family ATPase, with the protein MAPSISALKDALSAPAAYPHDPDRIDFEQTHISLVALVPPRVYKIKKPVSLKYLDFSTLERRRHFCEQEVRLNRRLAPDTYEGVVPIVDTADGLRVDGDPSAGPVVEVAVAMRYLDPDRFLEARLARGAASAADIDRVVQTLCAFYASRPSTPEVAEAGRIDRLRAVTEGNFAEAEGHVGHLLSRPAHEALRFYAERFYDQHAARLHRRRAGGCIVEGHGDLRLEHVHLTDDRVVIFDCVEFNDEFRHLDVANDVAFLAMDLDRKGRPDLARRFVDRMAEGLDDPGLHAVIPFYKSQRAQVRGKVHGLRAAEEEISAAEQDRSRAQARHYYQLALRYAVAGARPLVVVVMGRPGTGKSTQAEAVARALGWPHLASDRIRKTHAGVPLHERPDAATRKRLYADRTTEATYATLRTRALERARRHQSTVLDATFSRPAQRTRLRAALRAADVPHVFVEVTAPDDELKRRLRRRSAEDATASDARATDFEMLTDRYEAPDALEDPRHVRVGTEGAPEQTTLDILKTLIRLTN; encoded by the coding sequence ATGGCGCCTTCCATCTCCGCCCTCAAGGACGCCCTCTCTGCTCCCGCCGCCTACCCGCACGACCCGGATCGGATTGATTTCGAGCAGACCCACATCTCCCTGGTCGCCCTCGTCCCGCCCCGGGTGTACAAGATCAAAAAGCCGGTCTCGCTGAAGTACCTCGATTTTTCGACCCTGGAGCGGCGGCGGCACTTCTGCGAGCAGGAGGTCCGCCTGAACCGCCGCCTCGCCCCCGACACGTACGAGGGGGTGGTGCCCATCGTCGACACCGCCGACGGCCTCCGCGTGGACGGCGATCCGAGCGCGGGGCCCGTCGTAGAGGTGGCCGTGGCGATGCGCTACCTGGACCCGGATCGGTTTCTCGAGGCACGATTGGCCCGCGGGGCGGCCTCGGCCGCCGACATCGACCGGGTGGTGCAGACGCTTTGCGCCTTCTACGCGTCACGCCCCTCGACGCCCGAGGTGGCCGAGGCGGGGCGGATCGACCGGCTGCGGGCGGTGACCGAGGGGAATTTCGCGGAGGCGGAGGGGCACGTCGGCCACCTGCTCTCGCGCCCAGCGCACGAGGCGCTCCGCTTCTACGCCGAGCGCTTCTACGACCAGCACGCCGCCCGCCTCCACCGACGCCGGGCCGGGGGATGCATCGTGGAGGGCCACGGCGACCTGCGGCTGGAGCACGTCCACCTCACCGACGACCGCGTCGTCATCTTCGACTGCGTGGAGTTCAACGACGAGTTTCGGCACCTCGACGTGGCGAACGACGTGGCCTTCCTGGCCATGGACCTCGACCGGAAGGGGCGTCCGGACCTGGCCCGCCGCTTCGTGGACCGGATGGCAGAGGGGTTGGACGATCCGGGCCTGCATGCGGTGATTCCCTTCTACAAGAGCCAGCGCGCTCAGGTGCGGGGGAAGGTGCACGGGCTGCGGGCCGCCGAGGAAGAGATCTCCGCCGCCGAGCAGGATCGCAGCCGCGCCCAGGCCCGCCACTACTACCAGTTGGCCCTCCGCTACGCCGTGGCGGGGGCCAGGCCGCTCGTGGTGGTGGTCATGGGCCGCCCCGGCACCGGCAAGAGCACGCAGGCCGAGGCGGTGGCCCGCGCCCTCGGGTGGCCCCACCTCGCCTCCGACCGCATCCGCAAGACCCACGCGGGCGTCCCGCTCCACGAACGGCCCGACGCCGCCACCCGCAAGCGCCTCTACGCCGACCGCACGACGGAGGCCACCTACGCCACGCTCCGCACCCGCGCCCTGGAGCGGGCCCGCCGCCACCAAAGCACGGTGCTCGACGCCACGTTCAGCCGCCCCGCGCAGCGGACCCGCCTCCGTGCTGCCCTCCGCGCCGCGGACGTGCCGCATGTCTTCGTGGAGGTCACGGCGCCCGACGACGAACTCAAACGGCGCCTGCGCCGACGCTCCGCCGAGGACGCCACGGCTTCTGACGCCCGGGCCACTGACTTCGAGATGCTCACGGACCGCTACGAGGCGCCCGATGCCCTGGAGGACCCGCGCCACGTCCGGGTCGGGACCGAAGGCGCCCCCGAGCAGACCACGCTCGACATCTTGAAGACGCTAATTCGGCTGACGAACTGA
- the pncA gene encoding bifunctional nicotinamidase/pyrazinamidase: MDALLIVDLQNDFCPGGALAVPEGDTIVPTVNALAARFDHVIQTQDWHPAGHQSFASSHPDHAPMDVIEVDYGEQVLWPDHCVQGTEGAAFHPDLDTAPSELILRKGFRAGIDSYSAFYENDGTTPTGLTGYLRGRGIDTLYLCGLATDFCVKWSAVDGREEGFDVYVIEDATRGIDQDGSLAQAWDEMNEAGVQVISSEAALDLAAA; this comes from the coding sequence ATGGACGCACTCCTCATCGTCGACCTTCAGAACGACTTTTGCCCCGGCGGCGCTCTGGCGGTGCCGGAGGGGGACACGATCGTCCCGACCGTGAATGCGCTGGCCGCCCGGTTCGACCACGTCATCCAGACCCAGGACTGGCACCCGGCCGGGCACCAGTCGTTCGCCTCGTCGCACCCGGACCACGCCCCGATGGACGTGATTGAGGTGGACTACGGCGAGCAGGTGCTGTGGCCGGACCACTGCGTGCAGGGCACCGAGGGGGCCGCGTTTCATCCGGACCTCGACACCGCCCCGTCGGAGTTGATCCTCCGCAAGGGGTTCCGGGCCGGGATCGACTCCTACTCGGCCTTCTACGAAAACGACGGCACAACGCCGACGGGCCTGACGGGCTACCTGCGCGGGCGGGGCATCGACACGCTCTACCTGTGCGGCCTGGCCACGGACTTCTGCGTGAAGTGGTCGGCCGTCGACGGGCGCGAGGAGGGGTTCGACGTGTACGTGATCGAGGACGCGACCCGTGGCATCGATCAGGACGGCTCGCTGGCGCAGGCGTGGGACGAGATGAACGAGGCGGGCGTGCAGGTCATCTCGTCGGAAGCTGCGCTCGACCTGGCCGCGGCGTAA
- a CDS encoding aldehyde dehydrogenase family protein produces the protein MPDSLSPPPASASADEIERVFAAQRAHAPAVRAASVDRRRDKLRRLCDGLRAHRTDFQDAIHADFRKAPAEVDLTEMKPLLDEAQFAINRLDDWMAPDRRSHPAFFAGTRSEIHYEPKGVALILAPWNYPLTLTLGPLIGALAAGNCVTLKPSEKTPHTNVVLKKLIGDLYEEREVALLTGAKEVAQGLLEQPYDHVYFTGSPRVGRLVMKDAADHLASVTLELGGKSPAIVDETADLDLAAERIAWSKFTNAGQTCIAPDYVLVDAPVHDALVARLIDTIEHFYGATAAMRRGSDDYARLIDDGHWDRVVGLLEEAVADGATVAFGGQTDAETRYVSPTILTDVPLDTAVMQAEIFGPLLPIIPISSLNQAVGIVNDRPNPLSMYLFSERDAMVDTVLGRTTAGSTCINEGFFHYANPDLPFGGAGHSGIGRGHGEAGFRAFSNARSVLRRRYGASLVQAVLPPFTDRKESFLAALLRYFSGP, from the coding sequence ATGCCCGACTCCCTTTCCCCGCCCCCGGCCTCCGCCAGTGCCGACGAGATCGAACGCGTGTTTGCCGCCCAGCGGGCCCACGCCCCGGCGGTGCGGGCCGCGTCGGTCGACCGGCGCCGCGACAAGCTGCGGCGGCTCTGCGACGGCCTCCGGGCGCACCGGACCGACTTTCAGGACGCCATCCACGCCGACTTCCGGAAGGCACCGGCGGAGGTGGATCTGACAGAGATGAAGCCCCTGCTGGACGAGGCCCAGTTCGCGATCAACCGCCTCGACGACTGGATGGCCCCGGACCGGCGCAGCCACCCGGCCTTCTTTGCGGGCACCCGCTCGGAGATCCACTACGAGCCGAAGGGGGTCGCGCTGATTCTCGCCCCCTGGAACTACCCCCTCACGCTCACGCTCGGCCCGCTGATCGGCGCCCTCGCGGCGGGCAACTGCGTGACGCTGAAGCCTTCCGAGAAGACGCCCCACACGAACGTCGTCCTCAAAAAGCTGATCGGCGACCTGTACGAGGAGCGGGAGGTCGCCCTGCTGACCGGCGCGAAGGAGGTGGCACAGGGCCTCCTGGAGCAGCCGTACGACCACGTGTATTTCACCGGCAGCCCACGGGTCGGCCGGCTCGTGATGAAGGACGCAGCGGACCACCTGGCGTCCGTGACGCTGGAGCTCGGGGGCAAGTCGCCGGCGATCGTCGACGAGACCGCCGACCTCGACCTCGCGGCGGAGCGCATCGCCTGGTCGAAGTTCACAAACGCGGGGCAAACCTGCATCGCCCCGGACTACGTGCTCGTCGACGCCCCGGTGCACGACGCCCTGGTCGCCCGCCTCATCGACACCATAGAACACTTCTACGGCGCGACGGCGGCGATGCGACGGGGCAGCGACGACTACGCCCGCCTCATCGACGACGGCCACTGGGACCGCGTCGTGGGGCTCCTGGAGGAGGCCGTCGCGGACGGGGCCACCGTGGCCTTCGGCGGGCAGACCGACGCCGAGACCCGGTACGTGAGTCCCACGATCCTGACGGACGTGCCCCTGGACACCGCCGTCATGCAGGCCGAAATCTTCGGCCCCCTGCTGCCCATCATTCCGATCTCGTCGCTGAACCAGGCGGTGGGTATCGTCAACGATCGGCCCAATCCGCTGTCGATGTACCTCTTCAGCGAACGCGACGCGATGGTCGACACCGTTCTGGGGCGCACCACGGCCGGAAGCACATGCATCAACGAGGGCTTCTTCCACTACGCCAACCCCGACCTCCCCTTCGGCGGGGCCGGGCACAGCGGCATCGGACGGGGGCACGGCGAGGCCGGCTTTCGGGCCTTCTCGAACGCGCGTTCGGTCCTGCGGCGCCGGTACGGGGCGTCGCTCGTGCAGGCCGTCCTTCCCCCCTTCACGGATCGCAAAGAGAGCTTCTTGGCGGCCCTGCTCCGGTACTTCTCCGGGCCCTAA